Part of the Pseudomonadota bacterium genome is shown below.
CCCACTGGCGAGCAGGCACGGGCGTGCTCGAGCTCCCTATCGGAGTAACACGAAACCTGCTGGGCCGCCTGCCCTACATCGGCACGAGCTTGATTGTGGGCGGGCAGCGGGGCACGGAGCTGCTTACGCGCGCTGTGCTTGGCCGACCCCTGGTCAACCTGGAGCTGCATGGCATCGACCTATGCGACCGAGAACATGACGATCTCGGTTTTCTTGCTGCCCACCAACCCGATCTGCGCGTGGCTCTGGGGGCCAAGGAGCGTGCGTTGCGGCTGGCGCTGACGATGCTGCGGGATAACGGCTACACCTTTGTTACGCTCGCTGAAGCCGCACAGCACTTCGGGCAGGGTCAATTAAGCTAGCTGGGGTGAGGGGTCGGGTTTGGGGACGGCGGTCCAACCCTCGCTGGCCCCGCCGTCCACCGCGCGCCGGGCCAGCTCGTCGGCGCGCTCGTTGAGCTCGACCCCAACATGTCCAGGCACGTGAAGCAGGCGCACGTCCGGCAGGCGTTCCAGCTCGGCCTTGGCGCGCGCGATCAAGGTGATGTTGGCCTTCGCTCGCCAACCCTTGGTCAGCACGCCGATGGCATAGCGGCTGTCCGTATAGATGCGTACGGGACGCCGGCTCCCCGCCACAGCCTGGACCGCGCGCACAATGGCGCTTAGCTCTGCCACGTTGTTGGTCGCCCTACCCAGGTACTCCGAGAGCTCGTGGCGGGCCCCACCGTCCAGCAGCACGACGCCGAGCCCTGCCGGACCCGGATTGCCGCTGCAAGCCCCGTCGGTGTAGGCAACGATGGGATCGTCCGAACGCCCATCTGCCGGCATCAGGCTCGGACTGTCGGCGTGACGCGGCGGCTGCTTGGGCGCAATGCGCTTGCCGCCCCGCGACGCCCCCGGCGGAAGCGCGGAAACCGATGCGCAGGCGTCATCGGGTAGGGGCGCGACGCCCGGCGTTGGCGTGAGATTCTGCTGCGCAGCGAAATAGGCCCTAGACGCCTGCCGCGTGTAGCGAACTTCCACCCGTCCCCGCTCGGCAACCAGCCTGCCCTGCTGGTCACAGCGGGCCAAGACCGGCTGACCTCGCAGCGTAGCCTGCAACCAAGGCATTCCCGGGTCTACCACGAGCGGCAAACGGCACAAGCGAAACCACCTGGCGACCAGCGGCTAGCCCTCGCCGGCGCCGAAAAAGCGACTCTGTTTGTAGTGGCTCAAACCGTGGATCAGAAAGACTTTGACCACCGCGGCCATGGGCAATGCCAGCAGGACACCCGTAAAACCGAACAACTCGCCGCCCGCCATCAGGGCGATGAGCACCCACAGGGGCGACAGACCGATCCGGTCTCCCACGATGCGCGGGGTGATGAGAAAGCCCTCCAGCAGCTGGATGACCACATAGACCGCGACAACCAACGCCAGCTGGAGCCACCCGGTCCAATTGAGCAGCACGATCAGCAGCGCGAGCCCCAGCGCCACCGCGCCGCCGACATAGGGAATGAAGGAAATCAGGCCGGCGACCAGACCGACAGGCAGCGCGAGGCGCAGACCGACAAGGCCGAACCCAGCGGCGTAGAGCACGCCGAGCAACAGCATGACCGACAGCTGGCCACGCACAAACTGACCGAGGACGTTGTCGACATCGGACGCAAGTACCCCCACGAGCTTCCGATGTCGCGGAGGAACGAGCTCATGGGCTGCTGCAACGATACGGTCGAAATCCACCAGCAGATAGAACGCCAAGACCGGCACCAGGACCGCAGCGGCTGCAGCCTGGACCACGGACGCGGTGCCTCCCAATGCCCAGCCGACAGCATGCATGACGGGCGCGAACACGCTGCCGCTCAGCGATCCAAGGTCGATCGGCAAGCTCTCGACGAGCTCCTTCATCGTTGCCGGAAGCGGAGCTCCCAGCGAGGTCAGCCATGGCCGGACGGCCGCCAGCACACGCTCCGCGCTGGCTGGCAGTTGGCGGGCGAAGGCAACGACATCCTGAACGACACCAGGCAGCGCGAGCAGCACGAAGGCCCAAAGGGCGCCCAGCACCACGAGCAGCAGGATGGCCGCCCCGAGCGAGCGCGGGATCCTCAGTGACTCGCAGCGGTCGAGCAGCGGATCCAACAAGTACGCGATCAGGAACGCGAACACGACGGCACCCACGACCCCGCGCAGCTGAAACACCAACCAACCGAAGCCCAATACGAGCCCAGCAGCTAGGAGCCAACGCACAGCAGTTGGAGGTGGGGACACAGCGGTTCGAGGTGGGGACACAGCGGTTCGGGGTTGGGACACAGCGGTTCGAGGTGGGGACACAGCGGTTCGGGCTCTGGACGCGGCAGTTGGAGGTTGGGACGCGGTAGCTGGAGGTTGGGACGCGGCAGTTGGAGGTTTTGAGACCGTGCAGTTGGAGGTTTTGAGACCGTGCAGTTGGAGGTTTTGAGACCGTGCAGTTGTACCACCGCTTTGCCATTTTTTTGTCTGAAACCGGCTATTCGCGTACAGCTGTACCTATGTCGGACTCTGTGCAGAGGCACATTGGGAAAGTGCTTCGTCTGCTAGCGATACCCTTTTTGACACTTCTGGTGGTGCTGCACTGGATCGGGGGGAGCGCAGCAGCCGATCCGCGAACATGGATCGTACGATCGGGCGACGCCCTATGGACGCTCGCAAACCGCTTTGAAGTCAGCGTGGAACAGATCCGGGCCTGGAACAATCTGAACGACAACACGCTGCAGATAGGCCAGGAGCTCGTGGTTGCAGGCAAGCCCGGCGCTCCGACTCCCGCGACCAGCGACGAGGGCGTGGCAGATACGCCAGCTTCGGCGCTCACGCCGGCTTCATTGGCGAAAACCTACCGCGTACGCCAGGGCGATACGTTGAGCGAAATCGCCGAGCGTTTCGCGCTCGGCATGGATCAGCTCCTAAGCCACAATCCTAGCTTGCACCCGGATCGCATCCGCGAAGGTCAGATCCTGCACCTGGCCACGGCCCAGCGCCAGATCGCCTATGAGATCCAGCCTGGGGATTACGCGGGCGCCATCGCCGCACGCTACGGAGTCAAGATCACCGACATAGCACGCTGGAATCCCGGGCTCGATCCAGACCACATCCGGGCTGGCGGCACGCTCGTCATCTACACCGAGCGGCCGGCTTCGCACTCGCAGTCACTGGGTTCCCCGAGCGACGGAAGCTTGTTGCGCGGCCGCCGTCTGCCGCGCCATTCGGGCTACGTAATCCGCGACAGCGCCCGGGCTTGGGGCACGCTGGAAACCGTGCAGGCGCTTGTTTCCGGCTTCGACGCCGTGCGCAAAGCACACAAGAAGCGGGTGCGCGTGCGCGTTCACGACCTTAGCCTGCGCAACGGCGGACCCATGCAGGGTCACAGCAGCCATCAGAGCGGACGCGATGTGGACCTCGCATACTACCAGCGTCGTTGTCCGAGCTCGGTGTGTCCCTTTCAGTACCTGCACCCCTCGCAGCTCGACGTGGCTCGCCAGTGGACCCTGCTCGAGCACTGGTTGGCGCGCGAGCAGCTGGAGGCAGCCTTCGTCGACTACCGGCTGCAAGCACGGCTCTACCGGCATGCACGCGCGCAAGGCGCCAGTCGGAGCGAGCTGCTGCGTTGGTTTCAGTATCCCCGTGGACCAGGCCATCCGGCCGGAATCATCCGGCATTACCCGAAGCACGCCGATCACATCCATGTACGTTTCGTCTGCCACGAGTCCGACCCGGACTGCAAGGCGTTCCGGGTGTATACGGATCGGCGCGTCCGCTTCGCGCGTCGCTAGCCCGCATCGGTCACCAACTTGCGCTACCGGTTGCGGCGAAAGTGCCCGCGCACGCCGGCGGACGCCAACCCTGAAGCTGTAGAGCGGCCGGCCCCTTCCTGGCATCGTTGGATTACGAACCCACAACGAACAGGAAGGAGCCGACTATGGACTACTCGCCAACGCCGTTTTATGCAACCTGGGGGTTGACTCACGCGCCCGCGTCGCCTTCGGCCCGCTCGTAGGCTTGCACGACGCTCGGGGGCGCCTGCACGAGCTCGATCAGAACGCCGTGTCCGCACAGGGGAGCGCTGGCGCTTGCCTTGGGATGAATGAAGCAAACGTCATGACCTGCGCCGCCCGGACGGATGCCGCCGGCAGCGAACCGGACACCGCGCGCGCTCAGCCAGCCGACTGCGGCGTTCAGATCGTCGACCCATAGCCCGACATGGTTGAGCGCCGGCTCGGCCACGCGCGGTTTGCGCGCGGGATCGAGCGGCTGCATGAGGTCGATTTCCACCTGCGTCGCACCCGCCCCGGCAACGACGATATCCTCGTCCACGTTCTCGGCCACACTGCGATGGCTTGCCCTGACCTCGAGCCCCAGCAGACCCACCCAAAGCTCGCGCAGCCGCGCCTTGGATTCGGCACCCAGCGCGACCTGCTGGACACCGAGCACGCGAAAGGGACGAGATGGCGCGATCATGGCCCAGAGCCTATTTTGCCACGAGCCCCTGGGACCCGTCCAAGGACGGTTCGATCGGCTGCGGTCGTGCAGGGCGGCGCGCTCCCGGCCTTCGTCCTCGCAATAGCGCCTCGGAACCTGCTATGTGAAGCGCCGTCGCACGCGACCATGCACCAGCGTCGAGACACCATGAAGACTTCGCTCACCGGTATCAAGCCCACGGGTGTGCCGCACCTTGGCAACTACTTCGGGGCCATCAAGCCCGCTCTCGAGCTGGCACAGCAGCACCGCTCGCTCTACTTCGTTGCCGACTACCACGCCCTTACCAACGAAAAGGACCCCACGCGCTTGCGGCGCTCCGTCTACGATGTCACCGCTGCATGGCTCGCCTGCGGCCTGGATCCCGAACGGACGCTGCTCTACCGCCAGTCGGCGGTCGGCGAGGTGTTCGAGCTTGCATGGGTCTTTGCCTGTGTCGTCGCCACCGGCCAGCTCGAGCGTGGCCATTCCTATAAAGATGCGCTCGCCAAGGGTGCGAGCGCCAACGCCGGCCTGTTCAACTACCCGCTGTTGATGGCCGCCGACATCATCTTGTACGACGCGGATATCGTCCCCGTGGGCAGGGACCAGCTGCAGCATCTGGAGCTGGCACGCGACGCGGCCATCCGTGTCAATCACTTGTTCGGGCAGGGCACGCTCGTGGTGCCCGAAGCTCGGCTCACGGGAGCACCTGTGGTTGCGGGCCTGGACGGTCGCAAGATGAGCAAGAGCTACGACAACACCCTGCCGCTGTTCGCTTCGGCCAAGGCCTTGCGCTCGGCCGTGATGAGAATCAAGACGGACTCCACCCCCCTGCAAGCCGAGAAGAGCGCAGAGGGGGCAACGCCCTTCGAGCTCTACAAGCTGGTTGCCGCACCGGACCAGGTCGAGCGTATGGCTGCCAGGCTGCATGCGGGTGGCTACGGCTGGGGCCACGCCAAGCAGGATCTGTTCGAGGCGCTCGAGTCTGCTTTTGCACCCATGCGGCAGCGCTACGAGCAGCTGCGCGGCGACGAACCAGGCCTGGATGCGATCCTGGAGGATGGCGCATGCCGGGCCCGGCAGATCGCGAGCCGCACCATGGCACGGGTCCGGGCCGCCACTGGCATCGGGCCCTTACGCTCCTAGTGTCATAGTCGGCACTATGTCGAGGAGGCTGAGACGAGGACGCGGCCGTTTGCGCGGGTGGATCGGCCGATCGAGCCGGAGGCTGGTGACCCATGCGGGCCAAGGCCCCGAGTGGTGTGGCGTGGACCGGCTTTTGCAAGCAACCCCGGATCACCTTGCACGACCTCTTCGGACTCGAGAACGAAGCTGCCGCGGATGCGCTTCCAGCGTTGGCGAAGCACCGTCGAGCGCAAGATGAGCGAGTCCAGCTTGTACCAGCTGAGCGCGACCAGGGCGGTCGCCGTGCTGCGGCTGTCGTCGAGCTCCAGTCGCACAAGCTCGGAGTCCGCAACCTGAAGCTCCCGGGCCCAGCCCCCGCGCGAGTTAAAGAAGCGCTTGCGGAAGCTCGCGGCGATCCCCGGTGCTGCCACGTCCATGCGGCCCCAACGCGCCGCATCGTTGACGAGCTCGACGGAATCGCGCAGGCGCTCCGCAGCCCCCAAATTGCTCAGCACGCAGCCGCCTAGAGCCAGCGCGGGCAGCCAAGCGATCGATGTCCAAACGACGAGGAGCCGAGTCGGCAGGGGATACCGCCGGCTTGCACGGGGGGGTTGCTTCAGCACAAGCACTCCTTAGCCGAATCAACCCGAACCTAAGACGAACCTGCGGGCGCCGGCAAGTTTTCTCCAAGGCACAACGATGTCGCCGCCGGCCGACACGACCGCTCGATTGCCGTTGCGTCGTGCGGCCCAGCGGTTGGCACGCTTCGATTCCTGGCACGCATCGTCACCAAGGCTGCCTTGCGGCCGTGCTGTCCGGTTTGGGCTCGAGCGCCGGCTGCCGCGCCTGCCGAGCAAGGCCTGTGCGCCGCTGGACAATCGATGAGGTTTCGGTTACGGGCCGCGGAAGATATAGCCCAAGCCATGACCGCCACCGCAGCACCGCTGGTCGCCGCCAGCCACAACATCATGGACGGCCTGCAGCTGCCGGCGTTGATCGAGCACTATCGACAGCTGCAAGATGAACGCAGCCTTCATGTCCTGGCGCTCCAGGAAAACCGGCAGGGTCCGGACGGTTTCCATGCGGACGCCGTCGCCCGAGCCCTCGGCGGCCGCTTCCGCGTCATCCTCCATCCCGACGCGATCAGACTGGCGACGATCTTCGATGGCGAGCGACTTCAGCTCGATGAGCGCTTCCTTATTCCCCTGCCATTGCTCGACCGGCTCGGCCCGATCGATCGCCTCTACATCATGGGCGGCCGCGTGAAGCAAAAGTGGGCCCTGGTGTCGCGCCTGCGCGTAGACGACGAGTCCACACTCACGGTTGTCAATTTTCACTTGGACATCGCTGGCAACAGCGAGCACAGACTGCGGCAGACGACCGCGATCGCCCGCGTCTTGAGACTGCGCTGTCTGCACCGGCGCGTCGTGGTCTGCGGCGACACCAACTGCTACGTCTTTCGCAAGCGTTGCCAGGCCGCTGCCTTGGCCAGGCTGCTCGAGCCGCTGTCGAGCCTTGGCATCGAGATCCCACGAGAAGGCGGGGCCACGCACTTCTTTGCCCGCCAAGGCGAACCGATGCTGGCGCACCGGCTTTGCGCCCTGGCAGGCAAAGTCGGGATCGATCACCCGCTTCGCTACGACATCATCGCAAGCGACTTGCCGCTGCAAGCTCGCGGCCAGGTTACGACCGAGGCATCGGATCACGACCTGGTGTGGCTGCAGCTGGCGCCGCAGCGCGCGCCGTCGGCCGAACCACAGGACACGATCAAGTCGGAACGGCAAGGAAGCCGCGGGCGGCCACCGCGAAGATCTCGCCGACCTGATCGTTGATGTTCGACTCCTGCGTGCCGAGAAGCTGCTGGTAGACAGCTTCCTTGATCATCCCCAGCATGCAGGTCGCCAAGACCGCGGAATCGCCCGCGCGCACGATCCCGAGCCGCTGCCCGTCTTCGATCGCCTTCTGCAGGCGCGCCAGTGCCCGCTCATAAAACGCACGCAGCTGCAGGTTGGCCTCCTCGTCGAGCCCGACCGCTTGCTCGAGGAGCACTCGGGTCATCGGCAGGTTATCGTGCAGTGTTTTGCACAACGCGGCGATGTTCTCGAAGACCTGCCGGTGCATGTCGGCGGCGGCTCCCGTGGAGATCGGGAAGATGGCGCTGGTAGCGGCAGTGAAGAGCTCGTCGAGCAAGACTCCGAAGATCTGGCGTTTGCTCTCGAAATAGTTGTAGAAGGTGCCGCGCGCGACGCCCGCCCTCTCGATGATGTCGGCGATGGTGGTAGCGTGATAGCCGCGCTCACCAAAGAGCTCGAACGAGACTCGCAACAACTGGGCGCGACGAGCCTCGGGGGCCATGGCTTCGCTCATCATAGGGTTCCCATCATGCGAGCAACTCGAGCCCAACCAGGCTCCCCCAAGGTGAGCGCCCCGGCGCTCTACCAGGGGCACGGCATCCAATCCAACCGCTCGAGTATACCCCAAAAAGCCCTTGATCCGGGCGCAATCGGTGCCCCAGCCACAAACACGCTTGACAGCACTAGACTGACCTGTCAGTCACACGGGTGCAATGCGAGCCGTCACGGGCCCGTTGCGGGGGTGAATCCTGGAGCCTTTTTGCGGTCGTCCCGGCAGCCGGGCGCGGTCGGGAGCGTTCTGCCGGCATCACCGAGCCACACCGACCCAAGTCTACGCCCTGGATTAGACGATGTTGTCGTGGAATAGCGAAGTCTTCGCGGCGCTCCGGCCGCTGATCGTAACGGTACTGCTGCCGCTGCTCGCTCTGGCGTTCTACCTGCTCTTGGGCAAGCGGCCGCCGGACGATGTGATGGGGGGGCGGCGGGCCGATAGCAGGCTCATCGGCAGGGTGCTCATCGGCTTTTGGTTCTGGATGATCGGCCCCATCGAGCGCTTCTTCGTGCGCCACAGGTTATCCCCCAATTGGCTGACCATGGCGTCCGCAGCTGTCAGCCTCTGGGCCGGCTACCTGCTCTTTCGCGGTGACTTTGGCTGGGGCGGCTGGCTGATCATTGCCGGCGGCACCCTCGACATCCTCGACGGCAAGGTCGCCCGGGCGATGGACGTCTCATCGGACGCCGGCGCCTTCTTCGATTCGGCGCTCGACCGCTACGCCGACATCTTCGTGCTCGCCGGGCTGGTGGCCTTCTACCGCGAGTCGTGGCTCATGGTCTTGCCCCTTTTGGCGCTCAACGGCACCGTCGTCACCAGCTACGTGCGCGCCCGCGGCCAGGCTCTCGGTGTCAATTGCGGGGCCGGCCTGATGCAGCGAGCGGAGCGGCTCTTGTTGATCGGGGTCAGCTGCGTGTTGGCTCCCATCGTTGCGGCGCTCACCGAG
Proteins encoded:
- a CDS encoding ribonuclease HI, whose protein sequence is MARCDQQGRLVAERGRVEVRYTRQASRAYFAAQQNLTPTPGVAPLPDDACASVSALPPGASRGGKRIAPKQPPRHADSPSLMPADGRSDDPIVAYTDGACSGNPGPAGLGVVLLDGGARHELSEYLGRATNNVAELSAIVRAVQAVAGSRRPVRIYTDSRYAIGVLTKGWRAKANITLIARAKAELERLPDVRLLHVPGHVGVELNERADELARRAVDGGASEGWTAVPKPDPSPQLA
- a CDS encoding AI-2E family transporter, which encodes MFQLRGVVGAVVFAFLIAYLLDPLLDRCESLRIPRSLGAAILLLVVLGALWAFVLLALPGVVQDVVAFARQLPASAERVLAAVRPWLTSLGAPLPATMKELVESLPIDLGSLSGSVFAPVMHAVGWALGGTASVVQAAAAAVLVPVLAFYLLVDFDRIVAAAHELVPPRHRKLVGVLASDVDNVLGQFVRGQLSVMLLLGVLYAAGFGLVGLRLALPVGLVAGLISFIPYVGGAVALGLALLIVLLNWTGWLQLALVVAVYVVIQLLEGFLITPRIVGDRIGLSPLWVLIALMAGGELFGFTGVLLALPMAAVVKVFLIHGLSHYKQSRFFGAGEG
- a CDS encoding penicillin-insensitive murein endopeptidase yields the protein MLRLLAIPFLTLLVVLHWIGGSAAADPRTWIVRSGDALWTLANRFEVSVEQIRAWNNLNDNTLQIGQELVVAGKPGAPTPATSDEGVADTPASALTPASLAKTYRVRQGDTLSEIAERFALGMDQLLSHNPSLHPDRIREGQILHLATAQRQIAYEIQPGDYAGAIAARYGVKITDIARWNPGLDPDHIRAGGTLVIYTERPASHSQSLGSPSDGSLLRGRRLPRHSGYVIRDSARAWGTLETVQALVSGFDAVRKAHKKRVRVRVHDLSLRNGGPMQGHSSHQSGRDVDLAYYQRRCPSSVCPFQYLHPSQLDVARQWTLLEHWLAREQLEAAFVDYRLQARLYRHARAQGASRSELLRWFQYPRGPGHPAGIIRHYPKHADHIHVRFVCHESDPDCKAFRVYTDRRVRFARR
- a CDS encoding VOC family protein; the encoded protein is MIAPSRPFRVLGVQQVALGAESKARLRELWVGLLGLEVRASHRSVAENVDEDIVVAGAGATQVEIDLMQPLDPARKPRVAEPALNHVGLWVDDLNAAVGWLSARGVRFAAGGIRPGGAGHDVCFIHPKASASAPLCGHGVLIELVQAPPSVVQAYERAEGDAGA
- the trpS gene encoding tryptophan--tRNA ligase, translating into MKTSLTGIKPTGVPHLGNYFGAIKPALELAQQHRSLYFVADYHALTNEKDPTRLRRSVYDVTAAWLACGLDPERTLLYRQSAVGEVFELAWVFACVVATGQLERGHSYKDALAKGASANAGLFNYPLLMAADIILYDADIVPVGRDQLQHLELARDAAIRVNHLFGQGTLVVPEARLTGAPVVAGLDGRKMSKSYDNTLPLFASAKALRSAVMRIKTDSTPLQAEKSAEGATPFELYKLVAAPDQVERMAARLHAGGYGWGHAKQDLFEALESAFAPMRQRYEQLRGDEPGLDAILEDGACRARQIASRTMARVRAATGIGPLRS
- a CDS encoding TetR/AcrR family transcriptional regulator, coding for MAPEARRAQLLRVSFELFGERGYHATTIADIIERAGVARGTFYNYFESKRQIFGVLLDELFTAATSAIFPISTGAAADMHRQVFENIAALCKTLHDNLPMTRVLLEQAVGLDEEANLQLRAFYERALARLQKAIEDGQRLGIVRAGDSAVLATCMLGMIKEAVYQQLLGTQESNINDQVGEIFAVAARGFLAVPT
- a CDS encoding CDP-alcohol phosphatidyltransferase family protein, with product MLSWNSEVFAALRPLIVTVLLPLLALAFYLLLGKRPPDDVMGGRRADSRLIGRVLIGFWFWMIGPIERFFVRHRLSPNWLTMASAAVSLWAGYLLFRGDFGWGGWLIIAGGTLDILDGKVARAMDVSSDAGAFFDSALDRYADIFVLAGLVAFYRESWLMVLPLLALNGTVVTSYVRARGQALGVNCGAGLMQRAERLLLIGVSCVLAPIVAALTEGTQPVFWLTAGALGILAVLSNYTAAFRIHSVYAALAASHSAPKPAPAATEPLPLRRAKAR